In Panacibacter ginsenosidivorans, the following proteins share a genomic window:
- the nusG gene encoding transcription termination/antitermination protein NusG has translation MQDTPEIQNEVQQAETKWYVLRVVSGKERKVKEYLDKDIARSGWTDIIKQVFLPMEKVYKVQNGKKVMREKNYFPGYVMLEVADGKLTDDIIHHISNITNIMHFLTDGKGSKGNIISLRKAEVNKMLGKVDEMNDQGVTMSEPFIVGETIKIIEGPFNDFNGVIEEVNDEKKKLKVTVKIFGRSTPVELNYMQVEKLG, from the coding sequence ATGCAGGATACTCCGGAAATACAAAATGAAGTACAGCAGGCAGAAACTAAGTGGTACGTATTACGCGTGGTGAGCGGTAAGGAAAGAAAAGTAAAAGAATATCTTGATAAGGATATTGCACGCAGTGGCTGGACGGACATTATAAAACAGGTTTTCCTACCAATGGAAAAAGTTTATAAAGTGCAGAACGGTAAAAAAGTAATGCGTGAAAAAAACTATTTCCCCGGCTATGTAATGCTTGAAGTAGCTGATGGAAAACTTACTGATGATATCATTCATCACATCAGTAACATCACTAACATCATGCACTTTCTTACAGATGGAAAAGGCTCAAAAGGAAACATCATTTCTCTTCGCAAAGCAGAGGTAAATAAAATGCTTGGCAAGGTTGATGAAATGAATGACCAGGGCGTAACAATGAGCGAACCATTTATTGTTGGCGAAACGATCAAGATCATCGAAGGACCATTTAATGATTTCAATGGTGTAATTGAAGAAGTGAATGATGAAAAGAAAAAGCTGAAGGTTACTGTAAAAATCTTTGGCCGCTCTACTCCTGTTGAATTGAATTATATGCAGGTAGAGAAATTAGGTTAA
- a CDS encoding 3-hydroxyacyl-CoA dehydrogenase NAD-binding domain-containing protein codes for MKRTIKKVAVLGSGVMGSRIACHFAGIGVQVLLLDIVPKDVAADAKPAARNKIVNDALTAAIKSNPSPVYTKGVIKRITTGNFDDNMKDIAACDWIIEVVIEKLDIKQKIYEQVEKYRKPGTLITSNTSGIPINILSQGRSEDFKKNFCGTHFFNPPRYLRLLEIIPTKDTDPEVVDFLMHYGDLYLGKTTVLAKDTPAFIANRIGVFGIMAIFNSMQKLGLGVDEIDALTGPIIGRPKSATFRTADVVGIDTLVKVAKGVAENCPNDEAKNIFTIPEWLDKMIANNWLGDKTGQGFFKKTKGAGGEKEILTLNLQTMEYAPRIKPKFATLETAKPIEDLKTRLKALTAGQDKAGEFYRHFHYALFSYISHRIPEISDEIYRVDDAMMAGFGWEIGAFESWDTLGVTKNVETMKAAGYTVAPWVEEMLAAGNKSFYKVENGKRLYYDVASKSYKPTPGGDAFIILNNYKEKIVWKNGNAALYDIGDDVAALQWNTKMNSIGSEVLEAMNKSITTAEEKFKGLVIANDGANFSAGANVGMIFMFAIEQEYDELDMAIRMFQNSMMRVRYSSIPVVIAPHGLTLGGGCEMNLHADKICAAAETYIGLVELGVGLIPGGGGTKEFVLRASDDMHEDEPETITLKSRFFNIATAKVATSGFEAYELGIMRKGHDEVVVNQGRRIAEAKRSVIELYESGYTMPVQRTDIKVLGRSALGALLAGINGMWRGNYATDHDALVARKLAYVMCGGDLSEQSLVSEQYLLDLEREAFLSLCGERKTLERIQSVLKSGKPLRN; via the coding sequence ATGAAACGTACTATTAAGAAAGTAGCAGTTCTCGGCAGTGGTGTTATGGGCAGCAGGATAGCTTGCCATTTTGCAGGAATTGGTGTGCAGGTTTTGTTACTGGATATTGTTCCCAAAGATGTAGCAGCAGATGCAAAACCTGCGGCAAGAAATAAAATTGTAAACGATGCATTAACGGCCGCAATAAAAAGCAATCCTTCTCCTGTTTATACTAAAGGTGTCATTAAACGCATTACTACCGGCAACTTTGATGATAATATGAAAGACATTGCTGCCTGCGATTGGATCATCGAAGTAGTAATAGAAAAACTTGACATAAAACAAAAAATATATGAACAGGTAGAAAAATACCGAAAACCCGGAACACTTATAACATCTAATACTTCGGGAATTCCGATTAATATTTTGTCGCAGGGAAGAAGTGAAGATTTTAAAAAGAATTTCTGCGGCACACACTTTTTTAATCCTCCACGCTACTTAAGATTATTAGAAATTATTCCTACAAAAGATACAGACCCTGAAGTTGTTGATTTCTTAATGCATTATGGTGACTTGTATTTAGGTAAGACAACGGTGCTTGCAAAAGACACACCCGCATTTATTGCAAACAGGATTGGTGTATTTGGTATTATGGCCATTTTCAACAGTATGCAAAAATTGGGTTTGGGCGTTGATGAGATAGATGCATTAACAGGACCAATTATCGGCAGACCAAAATCTGCAACCTTTAGAACTGCCGATGTAGTTGGTATAGATACGTTAGTAAAAGTAGCAAAGGGTGTAGCAGAGAATTGCCCCAATGATGAAGCAAAAAATATTTTTACTATCCCTGAGTGGCTTGATAAGATGATTGCTAATAACTGGCTCGGAGATAAAACAGGCCAGGGATTTTTTAAAAAAACAAAGGGTGCAGGCGGTGAGAAAGAAATTCTTACACTCAACCTGCAAACAATGGAATATGCGCCACGCATTAAACCAAAGTTTGCAACTTTAGAAACAGCCAAACCTATTGAAGATCTGAAAACCAGATTGAAAGCACTAACTGCAGGGCAAGATAAAGCCGGTGAATTTTATCGTCATTTTCACTATGCATTGTTCTCATATATTTCGCATCGCATTCCTGAAATAAGTGATGAGATCTATCGTGTAGATGATGCAATGATGGCTGGCTTTGGTTGGGAAATTGGTGCCTTTGAAAGCTGGGATACATTAGGGGTTACTAAGAATGTGGAAACAATGAAAGCAGCAGGCTATACTGTTGCTCCGTGGGTTGAAGAAATGCTGGCAGCAGGCAACAAATCATTTTATAAAGTAGAAAATGGTAAAAGGTTGTATTATGATGTTGCTAGTAAATCATACAAACCAACTCCAGGTGGAGATGCATTCATTATTCTAAATAATTATAAAGAAAAGATCGTCTGGAAAAACGGCAACGCTGCGTTATATGATATTGGTGATGATGTTGCGGCATTACAATGGAACACCAAGATGAATAGCATTGGCAGCGAAGTACTGGAAGCAATGAATAAAAGCATAACTACAGCTGAAGAAAAATTCAAGGGTCTTGTTATAGCCAATGATGGCGCAAATTTCAGCGCAGGTGCCAACGTGGGCATGATCTTTATGTTTGCCATAGAACAGGAATATGATGAGCTTGATATGGCTATACGCATGTTTCAAAATAGCATGATGCGTGTTCGTTATTCAAGCATTCCAGTTGTTATTGCGCCGCATGGTTTAACGCTTGGTGGTGGTTGCGAAATGAATTTGCATGCAGATAAAATTTGCGCTGCTGCTGAAACATATATTGGTCTTGTTGAGTTAGGTGTGGGACTTATTCCGGGTGGTGGTGGCACTAAAGAATTTGTGTTGCGTGCATCAGACGACATGCACGAAGATGAACCCGAAACAATTACATTGAAGAGCCGCTTCTTTAATATTGCAACAGCAAAAGTTGCTACATCTGGTTTTGAAGCTTATGAACTTGGCATCATGCGTAAGGGTCATGATGAAGTGGTGGTAAACCAGGGCCGGCGTATTGCTGAGGCTAAGCGAAGTGTTATCGAATTATATGAAAGCGGTTATACAATGCCTGTGCAGCGCACTGATATAAAAGTGTTAGGTCGTTCTGCATTGGGAGCTTTACTTGCTGGCATCAACGGAATGTGGCGTGGCAATTATGCAACAGATCATGATGCATTGGTTGCACGTAAACTGGCATATGTAATGTGTGGTGGCGATCTTAGCGAGCAGAGTTTGGTAAGTGAACAATACCTACTCGATCTTGAACGTGAAGCCTTCTTGAGCTTATGCGGAGAAAGAAAAACACTGGAAAGAATACAAAGTGTTTTGAAAAGTGGAAAGCCATTGAGAAACTAA
- the secE gene encoding preprotein translocase subunit SecE — MNKVSNYIKESYHELVEKVTWPSGSQLQQSTAIVLIATVVIMLMVSLMDFASSEVLKLIYSLFK; from the coding sequence ATGAACAAAGTATCTAACTACATCAAAGAAAGCTACCACGAGCTGGTAGAGAAAGTAACCTGGCCAAGTGGTTCACAATTGCAGCAATCTACAGCAATTGTATTGATTGCAACTGTTGTGATCATGCTCATGGTATCTTTAATGGACTTTGCAAGCAGTGAAGTGCTTAAACTGATCTACTCACTCTTTAAGTAA